A genomic stretch from Mustelus asterias unplaced genomic scaffold, sMusAst1.hap1.1 HAP1_SCAFFOLD_63, whole genome shotgun sequence includes:
- the LOC144483350 gene encoding uncharacterized protein LOC144483350 produces the protein MEGKSTVHSEEKPYTCCVCGQGFSRSSSLSRHKHSHTGEKLWKCGDCGKAFSYPSDLETHRRSHTGERPFTCPQCGKGFTQSSSLLKHQRDHNGERPFTCSECGKGFTQLSNLLGHQRGHTGESPFTCSVCWKGFTQSSHLMTHQRIHTGERSFTCSECGNGFIQLSDLLKHQRIHTGEKPFTCSVCGKGFTQSSHLLKHQRVHTDERPFKCLNCEKCFKSSVELTSHQRVHSDERPFKCLDCGKCFKSSGELVTHQRIHTDERPFRCSRCGTGFRKSSQLTVHQRIHTGERPLGCSECGKGFSDSSSLLKHWRVHTGEKPFSCSVCGKGFTQSSHLLRHQRGHK, from the coding sequence atggaaggaaaaagcactgttcacagtgaggagaaaccatacacgtgttgtgtgtgtggacaaggcttcagtcGATCATCCAGCCTGTCGAGACACAagcacagtcacactggggagaagctgtggaaatgtggggattgtgggaaagcGTTTAGTTATCCATCtgacctggaaactcatcgacgcagtcacactggggagagaccattcacctgccctcagtgtgggaagggattcactcagtcatccagcctgctaaaacaccagcgagatcacaatggggagagaccattcacatgttctgagtgtgggaagggattcactcagttatccaatctgttaGGACACCAACGTGGTCACACTGGGGAAagcccattcacctgctctgtgtgttggaagggattcactcagtcatcccacctgatgacacatcagcgaattcacactggagagagatcatttacctgctccgagtgtgggaatggattcattcagttatctgatctgctgaaacaccagcgaatccacactggggagaaaccatttacctgctctgtgtgtgggaagggattcactcagtcatctcacctactgaaacatcagcgagttcacactgatgagagaccttttaaatgcctgaactgtgagaagtgctttaaaagttctgtGGAACTAACATCCCATCAACGGGTTCACTctgacgagagaccatttaaatgcctggattgtgggaagtgctttaaaagttctggggaactggtgacccatcaacgtattcacactgacgagagaccgttcagatgctctcGTTGTGGGACTGGATTCAGGAAATCATCTCAGCTCACcgtacaccagagaattcacactggggagaggccgctcGGCTGctcggagtgtgggaagggattcagtgattcatccagtcTGCTGAAACACTGGcgcgttcacaccggggagaaaccgttctcctgctctgtgtgtgggaagggattcactcagtcatcccatctgctgagacaccagcgcggTCACAAGTAA